The region GTCCTGGCCAAGGCAATCACCCAGGCAGCGGCCCTCCTTCTTGCCCCCGATACGCAAAACCTCGAACACACCCGCGCCGAAGAAGCCTTGCGCCAGAGCGAAGCAAAATACCGCACACTGTTTGATTCCATTGACGAAGGGGTAGCCATCGTCGAAGTCTTTCCCGACGAGCACGGGCGGGTTACCGACATGATCTGGCGGGAAGCCAACCCGAGTGTTGAGCGCCAGGCGGGAATGGGTGGCTGGGTTGGCCGACGAGCCAACGAAATCGTGCCCCATCTGGAGCAGGCTTGGCTGGATGCCATGACTGGCGTGTACCAAACCGGCGAGCCGGTGCGCATGGAAGCCTATATTGCCGACTTAGACCGCTGGATTGAAACGTATTACTCCCGAGTGGGTGAAGCAGGCAGTCCGTTGATGGTCTCGGTATTCCGCAATATCACCGAACGCAAGCAACGGGAGCAACATCAGGAATTTCTATTAAGGTTGAGCGACAACCTGCGTGCCGAATCGGACGCTGAAGCCATTGGCACAATTGCCACCCGAATGGTGGCCGAACAACTGCAGGCTGACCGTTGCTACATTGCCCACTTACCAAAGGGTGAAGGGTATGGTTCTATAGGGTCCGAATACAAAGCAACCGGCCTGCCACCATTAAGAGGTGAGTATCGCTTTGCCGATTTTCCCGATGCCATGAAACGCATCGAAACCGGCCCGCTCATTATTCGCGATGTATTTAACGAGGCAGGTTTGTCCGAAACCGACAAGCAGGCTATCGGTCATGCAATGGGGTTGCAAGGCATGCTCGCTGCGGTATTACGCAAGGGCGAAAGGAACCATTTCTGGTGCCTGACGGCAGCAACCCTCACGCCCCGAAACTGGACTGATCACCACGTAGAATTTTTGGAAGATGTTGCTGAACGAATCTGGATAGCCATTGAAAGGGCAAAAGCTGGAGAAGCCTTAAAAAAAAGCGAAGCAAAATACCGCACTCTGTTTAATTCCATTGACGAAGGTTTTTGCATTATGGAGTTAATCTATGACAGAGCGGGCAAGCCTGTTGACTCTATTTTCCATGAGGTAAATCCCGCCTTTGAACCGGCCACTGGACTACAAAATGCAGTGGGCAAATCTATCACCGAACTTGTACCGGGCATCGAAGTGCATTGGTTTGAAATCTATGACAAAGTCATAAAAACAGGCGAGCCCGTTCGCTTTGAAAGTTATAACGAAGAAACCCAGAGCTGGTACTCCGCCTATGCGTCAAGGATTGGAACCGCCGGCACTCAGCTTGCTGTTATCTTTAATAACGTTACTGAACACAAACAGCGGGAACAGGAGCAAGCGTTATTAGTAACACTAGGCGATAGACTTAGACCACTAACCGATCCGGTAACCATTGAAGGGGAAGTAACCCAGGTATTGCGTGCGCATTTTGATGCGGGATGGTGCTACTATGTGGAGTGGGAGGAAGCTACTAAACTGGGCGTTGTACGTCGGGATGCGACCAGGAAGGGACTTACTTCGCTGGTTGGGGAACATGACGTGTCCGATGTACCGGAGTTCCTGGAGCTACTGAAAGCGAATCCGTTGCTTGCTGTGAGTGACTATGAACACTATGAGCGGCTAACGCCTGCGCTTCGCCAGCGGTACACATCGCTTGGGTTTCGCTCGATGCTGGTGGCTACCTTAGTGAAGCAAGAGGGTCTGGTGGCCTCTGTGCTGATCGGCGACACTAAAATTCGCCAGTGGTCACCGCCTGAGCAGGCCCTGTTGATGCAGGTGACTGAACGTATCTGGGCCGCCGTAGAACGAGCCAAAGCCGAAACCGCCTTGCGCCAGAGTGAAGAGTATTTTCGCCTGTTGGTGACGGCGAGTTCCGATTCGCTCTACCGCATGAGCGCCGACTGGAGCCAAATGCTGAATTTAAAAGGGATGAATTTTCTAACCGATACCCACCAAGCCAACACCCACTGGCTGGCGCGCTACATTCCCCTTGACGAGCAGCCGAGAGTTCAACTGGCCATCCACCAGGCGATCCAGACTAAACAGCCGTTTTAATTAGAACACCGCATTATTCAGGTTGACGAGCGTTTAGGCTGGACTTTTTCCCGAGCGATTCCCCTGCTGGATGAGCAGGGAAGGATTCGGGAATGGTTTGGGGCGGCCAGTGACATTACCAGCCGCAAACAAGCCGAAGAAGCCCTTGAGCAAGCCAACCAGCGCAAAGACGAGTTTCTGGCCATGCTGGCCCATGAACTGCGCAATCCCATGTCCACCATTCGCTCCGGCTTGACCATCTTGGGCTTAACGATTACGGATGAAATGATCCGCCCGACGGTCGAGATGATGAACCGGCAAACCGGCCATTTAGTCCGAATGGTAGATGATCTGCTGGACGTAAGTCGCATCAGCCGGGGCAAGATTGAGCTGAAAACCGAGCGGGTGAATCTGGTGGAGGTGGTGAGACAGGCCGCTGAATCGGTACGTTCGCTTTATCAGCAGCAGGGAAAGGGTTTGCAGATTGATCTACCCACAGCTCCTATTGAGTTAGAAGGGGATGCCACCCGGCTGAGCCAAGTGGTGGCCAATCTATTAACCAATGGAGCCCGCTACACCAATGAGCAGGGTCAGGTGTGGCTAAGTCTGACCCACAAAGACAAAGAAGCGATCCTTCAGGTGCGGGATAATGGTATTGGCTTGCCGGGTGATCAACTTTCAGCCATTTTTGAGCTGTTTGTTCAAGTGGACAACTCCTTGGCTCGTTCGAAAGGCGGTCTGGGATTGGGCCTAACGCTGGTCAAACGATTAGTCGAAATGCATGGGGGCGGGTGGAAGCCCAGAGCCAGGGGCTCAGCCAGGGAAGCACCTTCAGGGTTCACTTACCGACGCTGACAACCACTGCTGAACCTGCGACAAAACCCATTCCTAAGGCTCCGGACCTGGACACAGCCCAGCGTATTTTAGTGATCGATGATAATGCGGATGCTGGGTTTACCTTAGCGATGCTGTTAAAGCTAGAAGGCTATGAAGCTCACACCCGGACCAGCGGCAAGGCAGGCATTGAGGCCGCCGAGGCGTTACAGCCCGCGGCTATTCTACTGGACCTTGGCATGCCGGGGATGGATGGCTACGAAGTCTGCCGGTTGATTCGTGAGCAGCCTTGGGGTGAAGGTGTGGTGGTGATTGCCTTAACGGGTTATGGCCTAGAAGAAAACCGCCAACGGACGAAAGAAGCTGGTTTTGATGAGCACTTGGTGAAGCCAGTGGATCTGGCAATACTGACTAAACTGCTTACGAATTTTCTCAATGAGGGTAAGAAACCTGTAGGATAACTCCTATCCCTACTATCTCAGAAAAACGCTCCCACTTGAGAAATAGAGTCTTCATGAGTTTGCTTTATAAGGGGCTTTCAGTTACTGCCAGGCACAGGGCTTTGATACTCCCATTCCCAGACCATTCCGTCTTCTTCATCCCGGACGGGGCCAGTACAAGAAAAGTGGTTCTTCCTTAAAATACGGGCGGAGTAATTGTCGGGCTCGAATGTGCGAGCGGTGATTCTGACGGTGGGGTCCGTCTGCAAGGCAAGTTGTACTAACTGAGAACAAATCTGGCTACCAACGCCTCTGTGTTGATAAGTTGGAAACGCACCATAAGCAATTTCTACTTTACCCTCTTTAGGTGCTCCTTTAAACCCAGCGCTTCCCACTAACTCGTTATCAAGTTGAGCAAAGTAGCCGATCCAGGGCGGTGCATATCCGATTCTATTGAAATAATCAATCGTCATGAGTAGCCCTTC is a window of Spirosoma linguale DSM 74 DNA encoding:
- a CDS encoding putative PAS/PAC sensor protein (KEGG: mpo:Mpop_0851 signal transduction histidine kinase~TIGRFAM: PAS sensor protein~PFAM: GAF domain protein~SMART: GAF domain protein); translation: MNSLPKPDPLHPAVQQRTLIQNEAFQAAINGEPLLNVLNILARLVKLELGSHVRTAFYLAYPDGKRLHAIEGAGDMDPAYTAPLNGFPVSHDSFCSGYAMATGHPVHTPDVFQDPLWQPYLPMATVHGFRAASSYPILTRQGKAIGSLALYFPHIHQATAQEEVLAKAITQAAALLLAPDTQNLEHTRAEEALRQSEAKYRTLFDSIDEGVAIVEVFPDEHGRVTDMIWREANPSVERQAGMGGWVGRRANEIVPHLEQAWLDAMTGVYQTGEPVRMEAYIADLDRWIETYYSRVGEAGSPLMVSVFRNITERKQREQHQEFLLRLSDNLRAESDAEAIGTIATRMVAEQLQADRCYIAHLPKGEGYGSIGSEYKATGLPPLRGEYRFADFPDAMKRIETGPLIIRDVFNEAGLSETDKQAIGHAMGLQGMLAAVLRKGERNHFWCLTAATLTPRNWTDHHVEFLEDVAERIWIAIERAKAGEALKKSEAKYRTLFNSIDEGFCIMELIYDRAGKPVDSIFHEVNPAFEPATGLQNAVGKSITELVPGIEVHWFEIYDKVIKTGEPVRFESYNEETQSWYSAYASRIGTAGTQLAVIFNNVTEHKQREQEQALLVTLGDRLRPLTDPVTIEGEVTQVLRAHFDAGWCYYVEWEEATKLGVVRRDATRKGLTSLVGEHDVSDVPEFLELLKANPLLAVSDYEHYERLTPALRQRYTSLGFRSMLVATLVKQEGLVASVLIGDTKIRQWSPPEQALLMQVTERIWAAVERAKAETALRQSEEYFRLLVTASSDSLYRMSADWSQMLNLKGMNFLTDTHQANTHWLARYIPLDEQPRVQLAIHQAIQTKQPF
- a CDS encoding GCN5-related N-acetyltransferase (PFAM: GCN5-related N-acetyltransferase~KEGG: har:HEAR0107 putative acetyltransferase); this encodes MKLLPVGPTLQENQPFSEHPDCKEGLLMTIDYFNRIGYAPPWIGYFAQLDNELVGSAGFKGAPKEGKVEIAYGAFPTYQHRGVGSQICSQLVQLALQTDPTVRITARTFEPDNYSARILRKNHFSCTGPVRDEEDGMVWEWEYQSPVPGSN